From a single Paenibacillus sp. FSL W8-0426 genomic region:
- a CDS encoding HK97 gp10 family phage protein has protein sequence MASSRLDFDFGGGEGFIRRLIGRFFKSYRSRLNDALDEGTRTGVHDVMDEWKRESTDLAPLKTGDLRRSITTEVSQQNGKWSGEISASVITVRGGRRFDYASYLHDEYPQKYGDSFKNPTTPGTIPRYLEVPAEMNEAEWARLIEGEIKAALKRRRV, from the coding sequence ATGGCGAGTAGCCGCTTAGATTTCGACTTCGGAGGTGGCGAAGGCTTTATCCGGCGCCTGATCGGAAGGTTTTTCAAATCGTACCGGTCCCGCCTGAACGACGCGCTCGACGAGGGCACCCGGACTGGCGTACACGACGTTATGGACGAGTGGAAACGAGAATCCACGGACCTTGCGCCATTAAAGACGGGCGACCTCCGGCGGAGCATCACGACCGAGGTATCGCAGCAAAACGGTAAATGGTCCGGAGAGATTAGCGCGAGCGTCATCACGGTTCGCGGGGGTCGACGATTTGATTACGCGTCATACCTGCACGATGAATATCCGCAAAAATATGGTGACTCGTTCAAGAATCCGACGACGCCCGGCACGATCCCGAGGTATCTCGAAGTGCCTGCGGAGATGAACGAGGCGGAGTGGGCCCGCTTGATTGAAGGCGAAATAAAGGCCGCGCTGAAACGGAGGCGGGTGTAA
- a CDS encoding head fiber protein translates to MPITDQDAERLNLSSPAANDIGLGDIIQELQAGENSGPSTVAWTDITGKPATFPPTLGTTASTALAGNGTAAAATKLATARTISLTGGVTGSASFDGSANASITTTVAAATTSVAGAVKQAATQANSTATDVAGVVADLNALLAKLKTAGIMA, encoded by the coding sequence ATGCCGATTACAGATCAAGATGCTGAACGATTAAACCTATCGAGTCCGGCCGCCAACGACATCGGACTGGGTGATATCATCCAGGAACTGCAGGCCGGAGAGAACAGCGGACCGAGTACGGTTGCGTGGACGGACATTACCGGAAAGCCCGCGACATTCCCGCCAACTCTCGGCACGACCGCGTCGACAGCGCTCGCAGGTAACGGAACGGCCGCAGCCGCAACGAAACTGGCAACAGCGCGAACAATCTCGCTAACCGGCGGCGTTACCGGCTCCGCAAGTTTCGACGGATCAGCAAACGCGTCCATCACGACAACTGTGGCGGCAGCAACAACGTCCGTAGCCGGAGCCGTTAAACAGGCCGCAACTCAGGCGAACAGCACCGCAACCGACGTCGCTGGCGTTGTAGCCGATCTTAACGCGCTGCTCGCGAAGCTAAAAACTGCGGGCATCATGGCGTAA
- a CDS encoding DUF5309 family protein, whose translation MLTTYSFQDQVRQLEAGISLIIDDEPTLLGLIGLGTTPLYQTKFEWMSDSLNSNRAVAKAASNAAATSITVADGDGLKFRVNAVAVAGEEYLKVTAVAGDVITVVRGFDGTTAADIAAGDEIRIVARPQLEGALPGIDEGHDRYVDYNVTQIIERYAAVTKTQQAVRTYNVENELNYQVQLRLKELQRELNDWLIYGRRIDGAPGTPRMTGGLLYFADKKNAAKANAAGGEITPKLLNDLAEQVYQRGGSVNTILTNTAGARQISKFASDTIRTEREDTTTGHKIYTVVSDIVGGSVATVIVDPNFPKNKVAMFDRSILSIDPLNGRAVHDMDASVPGADFVARQIRGEYGVTVKNAGEKIAILENISTSVV comes from the coding sequence ATGTTGACTACTTACTCATTTCAAGATCAGGTCCGCCAGCTTGAAGCAGGCATCTCCCTTATCATCGACGACGAACCTACGCTGCTCGGCTTGATTGGTCTCGGAACCACGCCGCTGTATCAAACGAAATTCGAATGGATGTCCGACTCCCTGAACTCTAACCGAGCGGTCGCTAAAGCTGCCTCAAATGCCGCCGCTACTTCGATTACGGTCGCCGATGGTGATGGACTGAAATTCCGTGTCAATGCCGTCGCAGTTGCCGGCGAGGAATATCTGAAAGTCACAGCGGTTGCTGGCGACGTAATCACGGTTGTTCGCGGATTTGACGGCACTACTGCGGCAGACATCGCGGCCGGCGACGAAATCCGCATCGTAGCTCGTCCGCAACTGGAGGGCGCGCTGCCGGGTATCGACGAAGGACACGACCGCTACGTTGATTACAACGTTACGCAAATCATCGAGCGTTATGCCGCAGTGACTAAGACGCAACAAGCAGTCCGCACATACAACGTGGAAAACGAGCTTAACTACCAAGTTCAATTGCGCCTGAAAGAGTTGCAACGCGAGCTTAACGACTGGTTGATCTACGGTCGCCGCATTGACGGTGCTCCGGGAACCCCGCGTATGACTGGCGGTCTGTTGTACTTTGCGGATAAGAAAAACGCGGCAAAAGCTAACGCAGCAGGCGGCGAGATCACTCCGAAACTGCTCAACGATTTGGCCGAGCAAGTTTACCAACGCGGCGGCTCCGTGAACACGATCCTGACTAATACCGCCGGTGCGCGTCAAATCTCGAAATTCGCGAGTGACACGATCCGTACTGAGCGCGAAGACACTACGACTGGTCACAAGATTTATACCGTTGTGTCCGATATCGTAGGCGGTTCCGTTGCGACAGTCATCGTGGACCCGAACTTCCCGAAAAACAAAGTTGCGATGTTCGACCGTTCGATCTTGTCGATCGACCCGCTGAATGGCCGCGCAGTTCACGATATGGACGCGTCTGTACCTGGCGCTGACTTTGTGGCTCGTCAAATTCGCGGTGAGTACGGCGTTACCGTTAAGAATGCCGGCGAGAAAATCGCGATCCTCGAAAACATCAGTACGTCGGTAGTCTAA
- a CDS encoding scaffolding protein, with protein sequence MTNVKYPMNLQLFADDDPQDPPADPQPPKTFTQEELDAIVRDRLARDRKGREDYDDLKTKLAALEQAEEERRRAELTVTERLEAEKDAALKAAETAKAERDKALTAANQRLIKAEFKAIARELNVRTDALEDAYKLADLTSVSVDDDGNPNGVEDVVKALLTHKPYLVDVPKKPQPIGDGKHNPGEDERRTIEQQLADARKAKDFAKVIELSNKLKK encoded by the coding sequence ATGACAAACGTTAAGTATCCGATGAATTTGCAACTTTTCGCAGATGATGATCCGCAAGACCCACCGGCTGATCCGCAGCCACCGAAGACATTTACGCAAGAGGAACTCGATGCTATTGTGCGGGATCGACTCGCGAGAGATCGCAAAGGACGCGAAGACTATGACGATTTGAAAACGAAGTTGGCCGCGCTTGAACAGGCGGAAGAGGAACGCAGGAGAGCGGAATTGACCGTAACCGAACGTTTGGAAGCGGAGAAAGACGCCGCGCTAAAAGCCGCTGAGACTGCGAAGGCCGAACGTGACAAAGCACTAACAGCCGCTAACCAACGCCTTATTAAAGCGGAGTTCAAGGCGATTGCACGCGAATTGAACGTACGGACCGATGCACTTGAGGATGCGTACAAACTCGCTGACCTGACGTCAGTTAGCGTAGATGATGACGGAAATCCGAACGGTGTAGAGGACGTAGTTAAGGCGTTGTTAACCCATAAACCGTATCTCGTGGACGTGCCGAAGAAGCCGCAACCAATAGGAGACGGTAAGCACAATCCAGGAGAAGACGAACGCAGGACAATCGAACAGCAACTTGCTGACGCGAGAAAAGCGAAGGATTTCGCGAAAGTTATTGAGTTGTCCAACAAATTGAAGAAGTAA
- a CDS encoding glycoside hydrolase family 9 protein produces the protein MYTATSSTAGKSIKWTPLFAQSGDYSIYVNLPDGTSDRDAEATYLITHNEGVATVRLDQRNRGGRWMYLGTYAFRAGNSHRLELTNLKRKGNSVAANTIKVVREETRSGDGKLSVKARPVSDGVVEITIEDTNANAAYWIERISDGGSFGFEVPKGTRKFTDYSADSAQSYRVRKIGRRNFATCVVGSYPAVEKNANILVSAAGYLPDAPKQALIKTALDASRFSVIDAQTGLVVLPERDLVTVSDPISTTLKRADFTDLTVPGVYRLKTDMDAYSAAFRIADDLFSDVLTMTVRNLKQTRWPATKIATREDTGKPMDIGGGWEDAWDFKHWTSYTDTMQPFVLLSLIESGIDVPGAHEELLHGLDYLMKIQEMNPAGSGAMKYGQLVAAYSDVVSSDSTPYVVRVENVDLPDMGGYNKRCEHVIAHYIYATVMAKAAALFPERTEYADRAIAAFAYMDTYDELPNVKYAEYFTTKDYFRAYPILNYAYKALAAVELFKLTKDVQYRTKAAAALNEVSKAQRRDYAWNSSKVCGLFLKEAGSSELLRNRVHGGIPLYALTTLLRELPDASDADWFRWYASAKLFVDGFVKRTHALSAYGILPYGFGVGPRKMNAGDLLNYRFFQGTETEANGYSDGNTKLLALYAAALYEYAITTGDKSAADIAARQLEWLFGANVFGTPVVVGFGEIKAGASRVTTHGFAADSMEAVGAVVNGIDGGSASDNPQWTNTWQTGETWGVNRAWLQLAISAHYKQRKHVIPTKDVEITEVTAPTSVVKGAGSSASVRLRNYTAKAKRVQVRFFAQNATPETTTKSVEVPPLGETAVTVPFTGIEAKQPAILAAFVDGNRENAKSALVYVD, from the coding sequence GTGTACACCGCGACGTCATCGACCGCAGGAAAGTCGATAAAGTGGACGCCGTTATTTGCGCAGTCAGGCGACTACTCAATTTACGTAAACTTGCCAGACGGCACAAGCGATCGTGACGCCGAAGCGACGTATCTAATCACGCACAACGAAGGGGTCGCAACTGTACGGCTTGACCAGCGCAATCGAGGCGGACGTTGGATGTATCTCGGGACATATGCGTTTCGGGCGGGCAATTCGCACCGCTTGGAGTTGACGAATCTTAAACGCAAAGGAAATTCAGTTGCGGCGAACACGATTAAAGTCGTACGAGAGGAGACTCGAAGCGGTGACGGAAAGCTTAGCGTGAAAGCGCGGCCTGTTTCGGACGGAGTCGTAGAGATCACAATCGAGGACACTAACGCAAACGCCGCGTACTGGATTGAGCGCATTAGTGACGGAGGGAGCTTCGGATTCGAAGTGCCGAAAGGTACTCGCAAGTTTACCGATTACAGCGCTGACTCCGCACAATCTTACCGCGTACGGAAGATCGGACGTCGCAATTTTGCTACGTGTGTCGTCGGCTCTTACCCTGCCGTTGAGAAAAACGCGAACATTCTCGTGTCGGCCGCGGGCTACCTACCGGACGCACCGAAGCAGGCGCTGATAAAAACGGCTCTAGATGCGTCACGGTTTAGCGTTATCGACGCGCAAACGGGGCTTGTCGTGTTGCCTGAGCGAGACTTAGTGACGGTGTCCGACCCGATAAGCACAACGCTAAAGCGCGCTGACTTCACCGACTTGACAGTGCCGGGTGTATACCGGCTTAAAACGGATATGGATGCTTACTCGGCGGCTTTTCGCATTGCTGACGATCTTTTTAGCGACGTATTAACGATGACTGTGCGCAACCTCAAGCAAACCCGATGGCCCGCAACTAAAATCGCTACTCGGGAGGACACGGGTAAGCCGATGGACATAGGTGGCGGGTGGGAGGACGCATGGGATTTTAAGCATTGGACCAGCTACACGGATACAATGCAGCCATTTGTGTTACTGTCCCTGATTGAGTCGGGCATTGATGTGCCTGGCGCACATGAAGAACTGTTGCACGGACTCGACTACCTGATGAAAATTCAGGAGATGAACCCTGCCGGAAGTGGCGCAATGAAGTACGGGCAGCTTGTTGCCGCGTATTCGGACGTAGTTTCTAGCGACAGCACTCCGTACGTGGTACGCGTAGAGAACGTAGACTTGCCGGATATGGGCGGATATAACAAGCGATGTGAACACGTAATAGCGCATTACATTTACGCGACTGTGATGGCGAAAGCGGCAGCGTTGTTTCCGGAACGAACGGAGTACGCCGACCGAGCGATCGCAGCATTTGCGTATATGGACACTTACGACGAGCTGCCGAACGTTAAATATGCGGAGTATTTTACGACAAAAGATTATTTCCGCGCCTACCCGATACTTAACTACGCATACAAGGCATTAGCCGCCGTCGAGCTGTTCAAGCTGACGAAAGATGTGCAGTACCGGACGAAGGCAGCCGCAGCGCTAAACGAGGTCTCGAAAGCTCAACGAAGAGATTACGCGTGGAACTCATCGAAAGTATGCGGGCTTTTCTTGAAGGAAGCGGGCAGCTCCGAATTACTACGGAACAGAGTGCACGGAGGCATTCCACTTTACGCACTCACTACGCTACTCCGCGAATTACCTGACGCGTCGGATGCGGACTGGTTCCGCTGGTACGCGAGCGCTAAGTTGTTCGTAGACGGATTCGTCAAGCGGACCCATGCGTTAAGTGCGTACGGGATATTACCGTACGGTTTCGGCGTCGGTCCACGAAAGATGAACGCAGGCGATTTGCTAAACTATCGCTTTTTCCAAGGCACAGAAACCGAAGCAAACGGGTACTCCGACGGTAATACGAAATTACTAGCGCTATACGCAGCCGCTCTCTACGAGTACGCGATCACAACGGGCGACAAGTCCGCGGCAGATATCGCAGCTCGACAGTTAGAGTGGCTTTTTGGCGCGAATGTGTTCGGTACTCCGGTTGTCGTAGGTTTCGGCGAAATCAAAGCCGGGGCTTCCCGCGTAACTACACACGGATTCGCGGCGGATAGCATGGAGGCTGTCGGAGCTGTTGTAAACGGAATTGACGGCGGTTCTGCTTCGGACAATCCGCAATGGACCAACACATGGCAGACCGGCGAAACTTGGGGCGTTAATCGCGCGTGGTTACAGCTCGCAATTTCCGCTCATTACAAGCAACGCAAGCACGTTATACCGACAAAAGACGTAGAAATCACGGAAGTTACAGCGCCTACGAGCGTCGTTAAAGGTGCCGGCTCATCTGCGAGCGTAAGACTCCGCAACTACACTGCAAAGGCCAAGCGGGTACAGGTGCGTTTCTTCGCGCAGAATGCCACGCCTGAGACAACGACGAAGAGCGTAGAGGTGCCGCCTTTAGGCGAGACGGCTGTAACGGTGCCATTTACCGGGATTGAGGCGAAACAGCCTGCGATACTGGCGGCATTTGTTGACGGAAATAGAGAGAACGCAAAATCAGCGCTAGTCTACGTAGACTGA
- a CDS encoding phage minor capsid protein, whose amino-acid sequence MNRMVSAFKRAKSAIGAAVGRLFTLGFTRKAGDQVLKETSHILGKLNEESRKNIDEALTSAAKDGTLRTLTALGIAQKLVNVTLSRANKAMLSAALTDTYADILAVTQNMDRRTRTTIRQAIADAIRINLSRGINSSKDISQTAMDRIRNTLGQAVDTGIIDSSGRRWKPEVYVETVIQTKMAETQRNATINEALERDVYYAQISSHGAKDACRNWEGRIVKLTPDAPGNYPYVGDLPRNEIFHPRCRHTLLPVRTPDNIGGDE is encoded by the coding sequence ATGAATCGTATGGTTAGCGCATTTAAGCGTGCGAAATCCGCCATTGGTGCGGCTGTCGGGCGCTTATTTACGTTGGGCTTTACGCGCAAGGCCGGCGACCAAGTCCTAAAGGAAACGTCGCATATCCTCGGCAAGCTCAACGAGGAATCGCGCAAGAACATCGACGAGGCGCTAACATCCGCGGCAAAAGACGGCACACTCCGGACGCTTACCGCGCTCGGAATTGCGCAGAAGCTTGTGAATGTGACGTTAAGTCGCGCAAACAAAGCGATGCTCAGCGCCGCGTTAACGGATACGTACGCGGACATCCTCGCGGTCACGCAAAACATGGACCGCAGGACGCGTACAACCATCCGTCAGGCCATCGCAGACGCTATCCGGATCAATCTATCGCGCGGGATCAACAGCTCGAAGGACATTAGCCAGACCGCGATGGATCGAATACGCAATACGCTCGGCCAGGCGGTAGACACCGGCATTATTGATTCGTCGGGCCGGCGCTGGAAGCCGGAAGTATACGTCGAAACCGTCATCCAAACGAAGATGGCGGAGACACAAAGAAATGCAACCATAAACGAAGCGCTCGAACGAGATGTATATTACGCGCAGATATCGAGCCATGGCGCAAAGGATGCGTGCCGAAATTGGGAAGGCCGCATCGTCAAGCTAACTCCGGATGCTCCCGGAAACTATCCGTATGTAGGCGACCTACCTCGCAATGAAATCTTCCATCCACGCTGCCGTCATACTTTGTTGCCGGTTCGCACTCCGGACAATATCGGAGGAGATGAATAG
- a CDS encoding portal protein: MTKLFDTGQQYPPECDIPRLARYKRGRIIFDGRHPEIYDRASSLLQNTPYAPQLQTLFIAVNLMDILLTKPADLLTGEPPTFESGKGADSREQERLDSIVEENDLVQTTHEISIGGGFRGDSYLKTYYGTRADVSETEALGLEAPEQPLEPIIEAVPADIVFPELSKGSRKKFKAINIAWIDLVEEQNGPIIRWVSGINCNYTPYLVVERHIPGYIIYERFKLEDNAVNDDWGVPIETYIIGEKVATGREQDIVATGTDRLLVHHVPYKSVDDRWEGISGIEKLESVLAAINDRLVQVDYILWKHSDPTAYGPDIDEGESDSVRMGGKYIPLDKNDVTPGYMTWNSQLDGAFKELDILLGLVYQMSETPQWLFGTTLAEDKGGTGTSHTDSGAIKARFMPILAKVKRIRAHVDKALRDAIWTAMQLENFANKDVPDFEPYEPIYPRINWRDGLPRDEKEAAEVASIRTGAKSTMSVSDAIKYLDGVDDKLADEMIRRIDEDETRLNGISDSAGADAVFNDG; this comes from the coding sequence TTGACGAAATTATTTGATACTGGGCAGCAGTATCCGCCGGAATGTGATATTCCGCGCCTAGCCCGCTATAAACGCGGAAGGATCATCTTTGACGGACGTCATCCGGAGATATACGATCGCGCGTCGTCGTTGCTGCAGAATACGCCGTATGCTCCGCAGCTGCAAACGCTGTTTATTGCGGTGAATCTGATGGACATTTTGCTTACGAAGCCGGCCGACTTGCTTACCGGAGAGCCGCCGACGTTTGAAAGCGGAAAAGGCGCTGACAGCCGCGAGCAGGAACGCCTTGACTCGATCGTCGAAGAGAACGATTTGGTGCAGACAACACACGAAATCTCCATCGGAGGCGGGTTCCGCGGCGACTCGTACCTTAAGACGTATTACGGTACGCGAGCAGACGTCAGCGAAACGGAAGCGCTCGGGTTAGAGGCGCCTGAGCAGCCGCTTGAGCCGATTATCGAGGCGGTGCCGGCAGATATCGTGTTTCCGGAACTATCGAAGGGGTCGCGGAAGAAGTTTAAAGCGATCAACATTGCGTGGATTGACTTGGTCGAGGAGCAGAACGGGCCAATTATCCGGTGGGTGTCCGGAATTAACTGCAATTACACGCCGTACCTCGTTGTCGAGCGGCATATTCCGGGATACATCATCTACGAACGATTCAAGCTCGAAGACAACGCCGTCAACGACGATTGGGGCGTTCCGATCGAGACGTACATCATCGGTGAGAAAGTCGCAACCGGACGCGAGCAGGACATCGTTGCTACGGGAACTGACCGACTACTCGTACATCACGTACCGTACAAGAGCGTGGACGACCGATGGGAAGGGATCAGCGGCATCGAAAAGCTGGAAAGCGTGCTGGCCGCGATTAACGACCGCCTCGTACAGGTCGATTACATCCTATGGAAACACTCGGACCCGACCGCATACGGCCCGGATATTGACGAGGGCGAGAGCGATTCTGTCCGAATGGGTGGAAAGTATATCCCGTTGGACAAAAACGACGTGACTCCGGGCTACATGACCTGGAATTCGCAGCTTGACGGCGCGTTTAAGGAGCTCGATATCCTGCTCGGCCTTGTCTATCAGATGAGCGAGACTCCGCAATGGTTGTTCGGTACGACGTTGGCGGAGGACAAAGGCGGAACAGGTACGTCTCATACGGATTCTGGCGCAATCAAGGCGCGATTTATGCCGATCCTGGCGAAAGTCAAGCGGATACGTGCCCACGTTGACAAGGCGCTCCGAGACGCAATTTGGACCGCGATGCAGCTCGAAAACTTTGCGAACAAGGACGTGCCCGACTTCGAACCGTACGAGCCCATTTACCCGCGCATTAATTGGCGCGACGGACTGCCGCGTGACGAAAAAGAGGCCGCAGAAGTTGCGAGTATCCGGACCGGCGCCAAGTCGACAATGTCCGTTAGTGACGCGATTAAGTACCTCGACGGCGTTGACGATAAACTCGCAGATGAGATGATACGGAGAATCGACGAGGACGAAACGCGCCTTAACGGCATAAGCGATTCGGCGGGAGCAGACGCGGTGTTTAACGATGGATGA